CCTGCGGACCACGACCTCGTGGTGGCGACCGAAGTCGGCCACCGCCAGATAGGTCACCCCGAGCATCTGGCAGCCAAGTTCCACGGCCTCCTTGAGAGGCAGGTGGGCATCGACCGGCATTGGGCGGACTCGACTGTTCCGCTCTTTCACGCGGCACTCGGCCAGGGCTCGGACGGGGCACTTGTCAACGGCCCCGACTCCCATGTCCGTGGACGTGGCGAGATACCCGTCCTCTTCCAGCGTGATGACGTAGCCCTTCCTCATTGGTTCACCCCTCCCCTCTCCAGCCACGCCGGACCCTCATGCCCCGGGATCAGGAACCCGTGCTTCTCGGCCCACTCGGGGTTCTCGTGGATGAATCGGTGGCACCGCTCATCCACCGCCATGCAGTTCCGTCGGTCCAGAATCGGGCCGCCACGTCCACGCGACCAAGGCTCATGCACCTCGACGGCCTTCACGATCCCGCACACATGACAAAACGGGTGGGCCTTGAGGACTTCTGCCACGATCGACCGCCGCTCTCGCATCTTGGCGTGGGTGGACTTGGACCTTGGGTTCAGCCTCGAATACCGCTGGAGGGACTGGTTCCGGTGGATGGGGACTCGCTTCATACGGACACCGCCTTGGGCCGCTTCCACCCGTTCGACGCCACCGCGTCCATCGCCTCGCGCGCCTGCTTGAAGTTCATCTTGTTCAACTCTCCATCCGAGTATCCGGCCCGCTTGAGCGACGCCTGCATCTTGGGAGTCGGGGCGTCGAGCAACTGGGACGCGACGCCCATGTTCGTGACCACGTTGGGATTCCAGAGCCCACGCCGCTGGAGAACGTCGATCTGCTTCTGGCTCGGGGGCTTGTCGGCGAACCACCCCGGGACTCGCCTGAGCCTGCGACCGATCGTGGCGAACGGGTCCACGTCCTGCTCGGAGTAGCGGACGCCAGCCCTGATCCGCTTCCGCTGCTCCGCCGCGATCTCCTGAACAATCTCTTGTTCCTCGTTCACCAGGCTCGCCAGCACGTCCCGTTCCTCGTCGTCGTGCTGCGACTCGGCCTTTTTCTTGGCCCGCTGGACCACGCTGTCCTCGAACGTCCCACCCAGCACGTCCTCGGCGTGGATCAGGGAGTGCGAATCCGAGAGCCCGTGGAAGTCCAGCACCAGCACCGACGGCTTGTCGGAGTGGGCGATCGCCGCAAGCCTGGACGGGGCATCCTCGAACCGATCGACCAGCCCGGGAAGCGGCCTTGTCCCCCGACCGATCATCTGCGAATACAGGCTCCGACTCTGCGTGGGCCGCATGAGGCTCACGATCTGGACGCCCTTGCCGTCCGTCGCCGGGTCGTCCCACCCCTCGGTGGCGATGCCGACGTTGGCAAGGAACTGGATGTCTCCGGCTCCGAACCGCTCGAAGATGCGGGCTCGTTCATCCGACGGAGTGTTGCCGTGGACCAGTTCCGCCGCCCCGGGCAGCCAGCGGTTGATGATCTGGACCACCAGTTCGGCATGGTGGACCCGGGCCGCGAAGATGAGGGTCCGCTTGTTGAACTTCACCATCCGGCGGAACCGCTCGGGCGCGTCGTCGGGATCGGTCGCCAGAAGCGTGTCGATCGTGTTCCTTGGAACCCCGCACGCGACCTCCAGCGTCGGCACCGCCATCTCGTGAAGCGGGCCTTCCTGCTCCAGCATCATCGCCAACTGGCCCTGGTTGAAGTCGGCTCCGACCTTGCGGATGCCGCCGAAGTCCAGAGACTCGCACGCGATCTTCTTCTGCCGGACCGGGACCAGCCACCCGCCCTCGATCCCGTCCCTGATCGTCATCTCGTAGGCGACGGTCTGGAACACCTGCCCCATCGCCTTCTCGTCCGTCCGATCGGGCGTGGCGGTCACGCCAACCACCCGGCTCTTGGAGAAGTGGCGGATGACCTGTCCGTAGGTCTTGGCGGGCGTGTGATGGGCCTCGTCGATCAGGACCATGCCGAAGTCGAGCGGGTTGAACCGAGTGATCCGACCCGGGTGCAGGGAGTCCTTGGACGCGCTGATGATCCGAGCCCGTCCCAGAAGCGTCTCGGTCGCGTACTCGTCGCCCATCTCGACATCGACCTGCTCGCCGGTGTATCTCTGAATCTTCTCGGCGTTCTGCCTGACCAGTTCCTCGCGGTGGGCCACCACCAGAACGCGACCCTCGGCCTGCCCCGCGATCATCCCCATCACGATGGTGTTGTGCGTGACGATGTAGCCTTCGGTGACATACAAAGAGTCGGCGGCGTCCACAGAGATGCACACGCAATCGGCACGGCCTTCGGGCTCAATGGAGACGATGGCCCGAGTCGGACCCTTCTTGTCCGGACTGACCGCTGCCGCCTTGCGGGTGAGCAGAAAGGGGTTGATCCCGGCGAGCGTCACGGTGATCCGATACGACTCCCTTCCGCACCGTGACTCCCCGTTGTGCGTGTAGGCCGCCCCAGCCTTGGTGCGGACGCGCGTCGCACCGCCGAGAGATCGCACCAACTCGCAGACATCATCAGCCAGCCCGCGGGACGTGGTGACGAACTCGCAGTTCTGGCACCCCGATTGCGCGTGGCCGTCCGTGTCCATCAGGCCCCGCAGGAGCGACACGCGGACATCGACCGAGTTGTGCATGTAGAGTGGGGGCACGCGCTTCTCCCATGCATATGAGCCAAACAGTCCGAGGTCGATCAGCACGCCTCGGAGCCACCAACCCCTCGGCTCTCGCTTCGTGCGCCGGCCATCGGGGGAGCCGATGATGTAGTCGCATCCCGCCACGTGCTTCACAACCGCCAGTCCCGACAGTCGGCATGTGACCTCCGACACCAGTTCAGCATCCTCGCTGCTGAATCGCACCGAGTGGCGCAGGCCGCCATCCCCGATCAGGACGCCCAACACATATGGGTCCAGCGGCACTGGTGCGGCGGCGAACTCGACTGGCGCGACGAGGGGGAGGAACCACTTCGAGGCACCGCCGCCGTCTCGCAAATCGTCACGCAGTTCACTCGTTGACTTCACACACCACGGGCGACCTTCGTGCTTGTGCCACTTCGTCTGCACCGCCCATAAGTGCTCAGAACAGGCCAGTGTTGACGCCCCGTCCGAGGTCGTGACGCGATAGACCTCTCGCTCGCCCTGCGGGAACACGCCCAAGACACGCACTGGTTGGCCGCTGGAGCCAACAACACTCTCGCCTGCGACGAGACCGCCAAGCGGCTTCCACCCTCGCGGCGTAAGCACCGGAGTATCCGCCGGCTGAGCCTTGCCCATGCCAGTCGGGAGGACAACCAGCGTGGACGGGCTTTCCTCAAGGCACTCGAACACCCTGGCGACGGCCTCGGTCTGGTATGGGCGGCCCTTCATTCCTCCGCCCTCCCGCTCTTGGCGTTCTTCGTGACCATGTAGCGGGGGAGCCAGCCGGTGTTCCGACAGTGGTCACAGCCCGCATCGCACTTGTCACACCCGTCGGCTGGTCCGCTGGCGTTCAGGTCGGCCAGTGCCTTGTCGAGCCCGATCCGCACCTGGGATTTGCCCGACGTGCGGAGCAGCCATGCTGACGCCCCGGAATCCTCGAACGCCTTGATCGCCTTGATCGCGTCGCGGATCAGACGCCCGGCGTTCTTCACCGCCTCGGTCGCTTCGTCCCACGATCCATTGTTGATGACTCGTCCACTTTCTGGCTCGGGCTTCTCGCGGACGGGGTACTCCTTGCCGTCCCGACCCGTGCGAGTTTCCGCAGGCTCGGAATCGCTAAGTTCTTGTCCTTCCTCATCTTGTGTGCCGTTCAGGTTAAATCCGTTTTGACCTGACGAGATTGCCGATTGCTCGCGTCGCATCTTGCTGGCGAAAGACTGGCTGACCCCGCACAGTTCGCCGATCGCACCGTCCGACCACGAGCTCCACTCTTCATCAGCCAGTGCGATCTCGACGGCCTTCCGCTTGTCGGCGTTGGTCCGCCTCTGGCCGTGGGCGTCGTTGGCGGTGAAGCCGTACCGGATCGCGTCACGCTTGACGCCCTCGTGGACCTCGAACCGGACGGGCTTGTCCCACTTGATGCGGCGCAGTCCAAAGAACCTGTGGAACCCGTCCGCCAGCCAGTAGTCCGCCCCGTCGTAAAACGCGACCAGCGGGGGCATCTTGGCCCTGGCCTTGTACGCGGCGGCGTAGTCCGTGGCCGCCTCTTCGTTCAGGGCAACCCGGGTCTGGGTGCCGTCGATGCGAACCTGGTCCAGCGTCAGTTGCACGATGTTGGGCATGATGATCCTCGGTTGCCTGCGGATTCTGGCGCGACCACCCCGCCTCGGGTACTCGGGGACGGGCTTCTTGATCCGCCACCTTGGAGAGTCGGGGTTCACAAACCCGATCCGGCGGCGTTACCCGACGGATCGGTGGAGGGAGGAGAGAGAATCAAAACGGCACGTCGTCCTCGGGGATAGGGGCGGCGGCCTCTCGCTCCTTGGCTTCGAGCACCTTCCACGCGGCGTCCTTCGCCCAGTCGGGCCATGTCGTGTACGCACCGTCCACAACCTTGGGGACCTTCACGACCTTGGTCTTGACCAGATAGGCCCGGATGTCGGAGACGGTGCGACCGACGGCCTGGAGCCGCGTCTCAAACGCCTCGGCCTCTTCCGAGTCCTTGTTGGCCTTGCCCTTGTCGATGGCGGCCTGAGTCTTAGTGGAGGGCTTGGGGTTCACGGCACGGGCGGGTTCATGGTCGCGGTCGTCGCGGGCCGACACCTCTTCCTCGCCGAGCCCGCGCGGGGCCAGCAACAGGTCGCGGAGGACGTACCCGAGCAGTGATGTCTGAACACCGAGGATGGCCTTGTCGATCGGGCGGCCCTTGCCCTCGATCGCCGGGAGTTCCATGTAGACCTCGTGCGATCCGCCCTCGGCGTGGGTCAGTATGAACCACGACTTGACCAGCACCCCGCCCCCATCTGTCACCACGCACTCGCACTTGGACCGGATCAGGGAGAGTCCATTGTCCGAGAGAGGCTTGCGGGTGTCGCGGATGATCGCCTCCGCGCTGGTGTAGTTGAACTGATGGTGCTCATTGCGGGCGTCGTGCGCCACCGATCGGGCATCGCCCTGAGCCTTTGCCAGCGCCGCGTACAGAGCCGCCGTGGGTGCAGACTCACTCATCCTCGCCCTCCTTCGTGACCTTGAGAACCTTCTTGAGCCCCGCCCCTTCCTTGAGGTCCGGCGTGAGCGTCATGGTGAAGTGCCGGTCGAAGTCGTCGCCCAAGTGCTTCCGGCACGCCCCGACCTTGAACGCCCCGGACGACAAAGACCCGGCCACCGCCTCGATGTCGCCGCCCGTCGCCACCATCAGGGCCGAGAGGGTCGCCGTCGGCTGCTCGCAGACGTACTTCTTCTCGGGGCTGACGTAGAGCCGCCGAACCCCCATCGCCGACTGGATTGGAACGTCCTGGCGACGCTCGGTGATGATCTCGATGATGGCCTTGTCCGTCTGCTGGCAGAAGTCCCGCCAGAGGGTGTTGAGGGCCTGACGCCGGGTGTAGAAGTCCCCGATCTCTTCGGGGCTCAGGGCGTCAAGGCGGGTCGCCAAGTCCCTTAGTTCGCACGCCTCTTCATGGATGATCGGGAGCATCTTGAATCTCCACTGGGTCGCCCAGTTCCGGTCCCAAGTCCTCGATCCTCGGCCCGATGCACGCCACGTCGATTCGGTCGAGCCTGAACCGCCTGTACGCCTCTCGATGCAGGCACCACGCCCGCAGATGAACCCCGTCCACTTCCACCGGATCAACCACCCTCGCGTAGCCCCCGTAGGCGATGCCCAGCGTTCTCTCGTGGGCCAGGGCAAGGCGGATCATCCCGGCAAGGTCTGTCACGCCTTCACCGCTTCCATCTCGCGGATCAGGGCCACCATCTCCTTGATCGAGCGGGCGGGCTTGCTCCAGCGGTC
This genomic window from Gemmatimonadota bacterium contains:
- a CDS encoding DEAD/DEAH box helicase family protein, with amino-acid sequence MKGRPYQTEAVARVFECLEESPSTLVVLPTGMGKAQPADTPVLTPRGWKPLGGLVAGESVVGSSGQPVRVLGVFPQGEREVYRVTTSDGASTLACSEHLWAVQTKWHKHEGRPWCVKSTSELRDDLRDGGGASKWFLPLVAPVEFAAAPVPLDPYVLGVLIGDGGLRHSVRFSSEDAELVSEVTCRLSGLAVVKHVAGCDYIIGSPDGRRTKREPRGWWLRGVLIDLGLFGSYAWEKRVPPLYMHNSVDVRVSLLRGLMDTDGHAQSGCQNCEFVTTSRGLADDVCELVRSLGGATRVRTKAGAAYTHNGESRCGRESYRITVTLAGINPFLLTRKAAAVSPDKKGPTRAIVSIEPEGRADCVCISVDAADSLYVTEGYIVTHNTIVMGMIAGQAEGRVLVVAHREELVRQNAEKIQRYTGEQVDVEMGDEYATETLLGRARIISASKDSLHPGRITRFNPLDFGMVLIDEAHHTPAKTYGQVIRHFSKSRVVGVTATPDRTDEKAMGQVFQTVAYEMTIRDGIEGGWLVPVRQKKIACESLDFGGIRKVGADFNQGQLAMMLEQEGPLHEMAVPTLEVACGVPRNTIDTLLATDPDDAPERFRRMVKFNKRTLIFAARVHHAELVVQIINRWLPGAAELVHGNTPSDERARIFERFGAGDIQFLANVGIATEGWDDPATDGKGVQIVSLMRPTQSRSLYSQMIGRGTRPLPGLVDRFEDAPSRLAAIAHSDKPSVLVLDFHGLSDSHSLIHAEDVLGGTFEDSVVQRAKKKAESQHDDEERDVLASLVNEEQEIVQEIAAEQRKRIRAGVRYSEQDVDPFATIGRRLRRVPGWFADKPPSQKQIDVLQRRGLWNPNVVTNMGVASQLLDAPTPKMQASLKRAGYSDGELNKMNFKQAREAMDAVASNGWKRPKAVSV
- a CDS encoding ERF family protein; translated protein: MSESAPTAALYAALAKAQGDARSVAHDARNEHHQFNYTSAEAIIRDTRKPLSDNGLSLIRSKCECVVTDGGGVLVKSWFILTHAEGGSHEVYMELPAIEGKGRPIDKAILGVQTSLLGYVLRDLLLAPRGLGEEEVSARDDRDHEPARAVNPKPSTKTQAAIDKGKANKDSEEAEAFETRLQAVGRTVSDIRAYLVKTKVVKVPKVVDGAYTTWPDWAKDAAWKVLEAKEREAAAPIPEDDVPF